A genome region from Triticum aestivum cultivar Chinese Spring chromosome 2B, IWGSC CS RefSeq v2.1, whole genome shotgun sequence includes the following:
- the LOC123039689 gene encoding 4-hydroxy-7-methoxy-3-oxo-3,4-dihydro-2H-1,4-benzoxazin-2-yl glucoside beta-D-glucosidase 1a, chloroplastic-like: MDDGTASGRRGLEEDGGAQWRSWRSRGGGDVAIRWRSGAGEVTPWRRMEARQGVRRAGSGASVAPIQIHSGRGNLTIRAGTPSKPAEPIGPVFTKLKPRQIPKRDWFNKDFLFGASTSAYQIEGAWNEDGKGPSTWDHFCHTYPERISDKTNGDVAANSYHLYEEDVKALKDMGMKVYRFSIAWSRILPDGTGKVNQAGIDYYNKLINSLIDNDIVPYVTIWHWDTPQALEDKYGSFLNRQIVDDYKQFAEVCFKNFGDRVKNWFTFNKPHTYCCFSYGEGIHAPGRCSPGMDCAVPKGDSLREPYTAGHHILLAHAEAVELFKACYNKHGDSKIGMAFDVMGYEPFQDSFLDDQARERSIDYNLGWFLEPVVRGDYPFSMRSLIGHRLPMFTKEEQEKLASSCDIMGLNYYTSRFSKHVDISSDFTPKLNTDDAYASSETKGSDGNDIGPITGTYWIYMYQKGLTDLLLIMKEKYGNPPIFITENGIADVDSDPTMRDPLDDWKRLDYLQRHISAVKDAIDQGADVRGHFTWGLIDNFEWSLGYSSRFGLVYIDKKDGNKRKLKKSAKWFAKFNSVPKPLLKTTNNNATVTASVSV; this comes from the exons atggacgacggcacgGCATCGGGGCGGCGGGGTCTAGAGGAGGACGGGGGAGCGCAGTGGCGGTCCTGGCGAAGCAGAGGTGGGGGAGACGTGGCGATCCGGTGGCGAAGCGGCGCCGGTGAGGTGACGCCGTGGAGGAGGATGGAGGCGCGACAGGGCGTGCGACGGGCGGGGTCGGGGGCGtcggttgccccgatccagattcACTCGGGGCGAG gTAACCTCACCATCAGGGCAGGCACACCGTCAAAGCCAGCAGAGCCCATTGGGCCTGTGTTCACTAAGCTCAAGCCCCGGCAAATCCCTAAAAGGGACTGGTTCAACAAGGACTTCCTCTTTGGTGCCTCCACTTCAGCGTACCAG ATTGAAGGTGCTTGGAATGAAGATGGCAAGGGGCCAAGCACTTGGGACCACTTCTGCCACACATATCCTG AGCGCATATCCGACAAGACCAATGGGGACGTTGCAGCAAACTCCTACCATCTATATGAA GAGGATGTCAAAGCGCTGAAGGACATGGGCATGAAAGTGTATAGGTTCTCCATCGCTTGGTCCAGAATACTGCCAG ATGGGACGGGAAAAGTAAACCAGGCAGGCATCGACTACTACAATAAGCTGATCAACTCGCTGATAGATAACG ACATAGTGCCATATGTTACAATTTGGCACTGGGACACTCCTCAAGCACTGGAGGACAAGTACGGCAGCTTCTTAAATAGGCAGATTGT AGATGATTACAAACAATTCGCCGAGGTGTGCTTTAAGAACTTCGGCGACAGGGTGAAGAACTGGTTCACCTTTAACAAGCCACATACATATTGTTGTTTCTCCTATGGTGAGGGGATTCATGCTCCTGGGAGGTGCTCGCCAGGGATGGATTGTGCCGTCCCAAAAGGAGACTCGCTCAGAGAGCCATACACTGCTGGTCACCACATCCTCTTAGCTCATGCTGAGGCTGTTGAGCTGTTCAAAGCTTGTTACAACAAG CATGGGGATTCCAAGATAGGGATGGCCTTTGATGTAATGGGTTACGAGCCATTCCAAGACTCCTTCCTCGACGACCAGGCCCGGGAAAGATCCATCGACTACAACCTCGGATGGTTCCTGGAGCCAGTTGTTCGTGGTGACTACCCCTTCTCCATGAGATCACTGATTGGACATCGTCTACCCATGTTCACTAAGGAGGAGCAGGAGAAGCTAGCGTCCTCATGTGACATCATGGGGCTCAACTATTACACCTCCAGGTTCTCCAAGCATGTTGACATTTCATCAGACTTTACGCCAAAGCTGAACACCGACGACGCTTACGCCAGTTCAGAAA CTAAAGGGAGTGATGGGAATGACATCGGTCCTATA ACAGGGACTTATTGGATTTACATGTACCAAAAAGGCCTAACAGACCTCCTTCTGATCATGAAGGAGAAATACGGAAACCCACCCATCTTCATCACTGAGAATG GAATCGCTGATGTGGACAGCGACCCAACCATGAGAGATCCTTTGGATGACTGGAAGAGGCTAGACTACCTCCAGCGTCACATCTCAGCCGTCAAGGACGCAATAGA CCAGGGCGCGGACGTGCGGGGCCACTTCACGTGGGGTCTGATCGACAACTTCGAATGGAGCCTGGGCTACAGCTCACGATtcggcctggtctacatcgacaagaaggacggcaacaagcgCAAGCTCAAGAAGTCGGCCAAGTGGTTCGCCAAGTTCAACTCCGTCCCAAAACCCTTGCTTAAGACTACCAATAACAACGCAACCGTGACTGCCTCCGTTTCCGTATGA